The Lutibacter sp. A64 genome segment GACCAGCGCCACTCTTGGTGTCTTCTGCGTTTTTCTCTAAAAGACCTTCATATATTTTACCTTTGATATCAGCACCCATCATACTCCAATCTTCTTTATCAATGAGATTGATGACTTTTAATAATTTAGCAGGGTCTTGTATTTTATTTTGACTCTTTGTGAAAATCTGTCCAAGTGTTCCTTTTTCTGTGGAAAGTGTACGCAATAATTGACTGTAAAAGGATTCTAATTCTGCACCTCTTTTACCCGATAGCGTTTCCCAATTGGCTATTTCAGCATCTGCAACTTCATTGCCTTCAACATCTTTTAGCTTTGGAAAAACCAAGCCTTTATTATAGGGTGGTTTATTTAATTCATCTGCCATTTTTAAGAATAGCAAATAGGTAATTTGTTCTAAATAATCTCCATAACCAACACCATCATCACGAAGTACGTTGGCGAGGTTCCATATTTTTGATATAATGCTTGAATCTGTCATTTTATTTCATTTAATATTTTGTTTGCAATCCTATTGGCATCCTTGTAATCATTGTTAAAATGTATTTCGTTTTGAAAAGTAGGCCAATGTTTTGTTCTCTTGCGTATTTCCCAAACCAATTCTCCTTCTATAGCTTCAATTCTATCTCGATAACTATTATAAGAAGCAGGAAATAATACTGCCCAAACTTTAAGTTCTTTTGGAGTATTTTTTTTTGGGTCTAAAAGCTCAATCCACTTATAGCCTTTATAGCCACCTCTTGCTTTGCCTACTCTTATAAAGTGACGATAACTACCAAAACTACGTTGAAACCTAGTTTTTAGTGCTGCTTTTGCTTCACCTACATATAAAAATGTATTGTCATTTAGTACGATATAAAGCAAACGATTAGGATACTTAAGCGCTTCGTTCTTTTTGCTGTTAATAGCTTTTAAATGGAAAGAAACCTCTCCTGATTTTGTTGGCTTATATGACAGCGAGAATTTTTCAATATTTAGGCTTTCTGTCATTTTTATTTTTGTTTCTTTTCTGCTTTAATCTTCTCCAACAACACACTAGCAGGCTCATAATTCTTATCTGCTTTACATTTTGCTATTTCTGCTTCGCTTAATAATGTACCCTCAAAAGCTTTCTTCAAAATACTTTGGCGTAAGGCTTGGGCTTTTTCTAAACTGTCTGCAATATCTTTTTCTACTTTATCACAAACCGATAAACGACTTTCTATCTCGTTAACAATTTGGTGTTGTTCTTGGATTGTTTCTGGTACAATAAAATCAAACCTTTCAATTTTAGTAGAGCTTATGTTTGGTTGCTGTGAAGAAGAAGATTCTTTTAGAACACGTCTTTTAAAAAAATCTGTAAAAATATAGTACTTTAAGAAATTCTTATCTACTTCTCCATTTATTACAAACCTTCCAACGCGTTGGTTTAATAATGCTGGTAAATCAGATTCTTTAACAACAACTGTTTTTATATTATTAAGTGACTTTATAACTGGACGAGTCATAGCTATTAAAACATCTCCTTTGTTTAATGAATAAGAATTAAATTCTTTCATTCTAGAACTTGCAACAAATGTCTTATCGCTCCAATCTATGTCTTGGTAATGTACATTCTTAATTTTTACAATTGGTATTCCAGAATCAGTGAATTCTGCACTTTTAAAAGCAAAACCTCCTTGAAGTTTTGCAATTTCGCCAATTTTGCAAACTTTCCAATTTTGTGGTATTACAGATTGTAATCCGTTTATAACTAGTTCTCCTTTTTTTGCGTTTGGTTGAGTATAACCACCCTCAAAAGCCTTTTTTAAAACCGCTTGTCTATAAATAACCAATTGGTCTTGTGCTTTTTTAAGGTCTGCAATACCACTATCTAAACTGCTAAATAATGCTTCTATTTTTTTGACAATGGCTTTTTGAATTGTTTGGGGCGGAATGTTTAATTTAAGCTTTAAAAATTTACTTTTATTTAAAATTGGAAGAGTTGTAGAATGTGCATTTCGTTTTATTTGTTGTTGAAATACCGTTCCAATAATCTGATAATATAAAAATACATTAGATAGACCTTCAAAAGGAATTAAAGCATTGATTTGTTGATTAAATGCACCATCATTTTTAATTAACCCCGTTTTTCCTATTGTTGCTCCTATACAAGTAACTAAAATGGAATTTTTATCAGCTTTTCTGGAATTTGCATAGCCTAAAGTTGATAAATAATCTTTTGACTTCTTAACGTTAATTCCTGCATTTAAATCTGTTGGTTTGTAAAAAGGGTAATCATCTTGGGAATAAAATTCTGGTTTTTTTTTACTTGGTGTACCTCCGGTTATAACTTGCCCAATATCCTCAGTATTACATTCAATCCAATCTTCTCTCATTATGCTGCTAGTACCTCATTAAGTTCGTTAATAATTTCATTCATTTGGTTACCAAATAATTGGTGCATTTTTCCTTTTCCGCCTTTGGCATCAAAAGGGGTGTAATCTAAATCGTCTATTTCTATATGGTAACTGCTCACTACGTGGTCTTTTATCATTCGTAACCAGTCTAATTGTGCTGTCGTAAAGCGGTTGTGTTGTCCTGCGTTTTGTTTAAAAATCCACGTTTTAAAATTGTTTTCAATGGTTTTATCGTAGGCTCTTAATTCGCTATCTATGCCGCACGCTCTTCTAATTAAAGATACCAACGCAGTTAATTCATCTTTGGGTTGTTTGCTTTTTACGTCTTCTAATTGTGTATAAGCATCCCAAACATAATCGGGTGCTAACAATGGTTTTTCTAATTGTAGTTTCTCCATTACGTCTTTTATCATTTTAAATGTAATGTCTCTACGATTGTATGGTTGATTGTAAAAAATGCTCAACGCTTTTATTTCGTCTTTGTTGGCTTCTAAATATGCTGTAAAATCTTTAACAATTTCGGTTGCTTTATCTACAGACGTGGTTTCCCATTCACTTTTTGTAACCGTATCAATGTTTACGCTATCAATAATTTGTTCGTGTTGTTTGCGTACATTATCTAAATAGTCGTTTAATTCACCATTAAACGTTTTACTGGCTTCTAATATCAATTGTTCTTGTGCTTCATTTCGACTATGCTCAATGACCGCTGGCGTTCTATCTTCAATTGGAATTTTGTCAATGGCTAGTTGTGCTTTGGTATCAATGTCGTCTTGGTCAAAAGCAGTGATTAATTCTTTGGTTATTTGTTTCAAATTCTTACCACCAGAAAACTCCAACAATTTATCTTTTTCTTTTTCGGTGATTTGTTTTTCTAATCTGATTAATCGGTTTGCTAAAGACAAAAACAAATCTTCGTCGGCGTGTCCCATTGTTATTGCTCCCAATAAATCTTTCATTGGTACAGACTTTTGTCGTTCTAAAGGTCGGCTATCTGTTTTTTTAGATTTGGTAGCACCCACAGCATCTACAATTACGAAATGGGTTTTTGTCTTCGCTGTTTTAGTTACTAACTGTAAAGAATCACTATTGATAGTTCGTGTTCCACGACCTTTCATTTGTTCAAAATAGTTGATGCTTTTTACATCTCGCATAAACAATAATACCTCTAAAGGTTTTACGTCTGTTCCAGTGGCAATCATATCTACCGTAACGGCAATTCTTGGATAATATGAATTTCTAAAACGGTTCAATACCGATTTTGGGTCTTCTTCAATTTTGTAAGTTACTTTTTTACAAAAGTCGTTGCCTTCGTCAAATTCTTCACGAATGATTTTTATAATATCGTCTGCGTGACTATCTGTTTTTGCAAATACCAAGGTTTTTGGCACTTCGTATTCGCCATTTTCATCAATACGATTTGGATAAATAGTTGTTTTTAATGCCTTTTTATATTCACGAATAATGTTTCTAATTTGGCTAGGATTGACAACTTTTTTATCTAAATCGTTGCGTTTGTAATCTGTGTCTTCATCTTCTTGTTGCCAACGTTTTTTACGGGTAAGTTTATCTCGTCTATCTACAAACCAACCAGATTCTATCATTGCACCATTTTGCGAAATGTCCGTTTCAATCGTGTACACATCATAGGGCACGTTTACACCATCAGTTACCGATTCTTCATAAGTATATTGGCTTACTACGTTTTCATTAAAAAAACCAAAGGTTCTTTTATCAGGTGTTGCCGTTAAACCAATTAAAAAAGCATCAAAATAATCTAATACTTGTTTCCATAAATTATAAATGGAACGGTGCGCTTCATCAATGACAATAAAATCAAATTGTTCAATAGGTACTTTGGGTGTGTACTCCACAGGAACAGCTTTGTTTTTAGCCATTTTATTTTGAAGCCAAGAGTTTTCGTTTGGATTATCAAGTTCAGCACTTTCGTCTAATTCTTCTCCTTTTAAAATAGAGTAGAGGCGTTGTATGGTAGAAATACAGACTTGACTATCTGAAGCAATATAACTTGAAGATAAACGCTGCACATTGTACAACTCTGTAAATTTTCGGTTATCGTCATTGGGCTGAAAGGTCATAAATTCCTGTTCCGCTTGCTCGCCAAGGTTTTTGGTATCCACCAGAAATAAAATACGTTTTGCATTTGCGTGTTTTAGCAAACGATATACAAATGTTGCAGCTGTAAATGTTTTTCCAGCACCAGTTGCCATTTGAATTAAGGCTTTTGGTCTGTTCTTTTTAAAAGAATGTTCTAGATTATTAACAGCAACAATTTGCGCAGGACGCAATCCTGTTTCATCTAGTGCAGGCATTGACAACAATCTTTCTCTAAGCGGTTGCCCTTTTTTTAACCATTCAGCAATTGTTTCTGGTTTATGAAAACTAAAAACGTTTCTACCTCTTGGTTTTGGGTCTCTGTAATCTGTAAACCGTGTTATGGTTCCTGTGCTTTCATACACGAAAGGCAAAGGGTCGTTATTTAAGTATTTTAATTTAGCGTTGGCGTAGTTCACAGCTTGTTCCTCAACAACTGTCAATCTGTGTCCTTCGTCTTCTCGTTTTGCTTCTATAATTCCGACAGGTTTTCGGTCTACGAACAGCACATAGTCAGCAGGACCAACATCCGTTTGATATTCACGTACTGCAACACCTTTTCCAGCAGATAAATTTACTTTCTTTTTAGACTGAACTAACCATCCAGCTTCTCGTAGCATTTCGTCAATTTTATCACGCGCTATTTGTTCAGGATTTTGGTTAATATTTACAGTCATATAACTTAAGTGTTTTTAGCTAAAAAAATACATATTTATTACCAACAACATTTAAAGAAATACAGCGTATTTACTCTATAATTTTATATTGTATTAGCAATTTTTATACAGGTACTAATTTAATAAAATTCCATAAAACTCATCTAAATTAACAATTAAAATTGAATAAATCATTTTATTAGAAGTTTTGTATTATTTCTATATATTTATCAAGTAATAAATAACACTTTTCAATTGCAATTTCACCTTGTAATTACATATTAAACTGTAAAAACCCTTATTTTATTAGGCTTTCGGTATCTCTACAAATGTAATTGCACCCGCAATTGACAACTGCACTACTAGATACAACTATGTAAGACAACTAGTTAAATTAATATTCTTTTGATTATCTTTTTACCTTTTTACATCAACTAAATTGATGATTATTAAATAACCAGATTTATTAATAATTAATTTTTATAAGTGCTTCTCAATTTCATCACTTTTATTATTTTTTATTAATAAGTAATAACCTATTGTTTCTTCCCAACTTTTAAACATTCCAGTTAAAAAAATATGCCTACAATTTTTGCATATTTCTTCTATTAAATACTTTTTAAAGTATCAAAATTATTTTCTTGTTCTTCTGAAATTTCTTTTATAATTGATTTAATTGCATTTGTGGTATTATTTTGGTCAATAAGGTTATATGTATTTTCAGTAGAAAAATCAGAAAAACGAATATTTTGAAGTAGATTATGAGTAAAATCTGTCCATTTTCTATCAACAATACCCCAGCTTAAATTATTTAAAACACTTATATATAAATTTTCACCTTCATTTGTTTTAAATGTAACTCCTATATTTACATCTTTATTATTGTGGGTTAATTCTGTAACTAATTTAATTCTAGCGTCATTATTCTCAGGATATAAGCAAACGTTTTTATATCCATTAGATTTCAATTCATTTTTTAATTTTATTAAGAAGTCATCTACTGTATGCCATTTAATATCTTTAAAGTTGTCAATGACATATCGTGTAGTTTCTAAATTAGTTGAATATAGATTTCTCAACTCGTTTAATTCCTTTTTTGGTATGTTTGTTTTGGTCATATTTTTAACTAAAATTAAATATTGATTAATAATTTTATTTAAGAAGTTATCATCTTTTGTAACTTCTAAACAGTGTTTTAGCCACTTAATAATTTCATCTTTATAGTATATTTCTCTTACACCTACACTTTCAGGAATATTACCTTTACTTTTAGTGAAAGTATCTTCTTTTGGCTTGTTAAGTGTTAAATAAAAAACATCAATTTTGTTGCTAATATAATCATGAGTTTCAAAGGTGATCTTTTCACTTTTATTAGCGCTTTTTTTTGGTGTTCCTTTAAGAATTGTATTATAATAACGCTCTAATTGACCGATATATCCATCTACTACTTTTTCTTCTTCTTTATGATCGTGATTACTATCTTTTGCATAAATTTTATTTTCAATAACAATTGCATGTTTCAATTTTTTATTGATTAATAGTATGTCAATCTCTTTAAATTCGGTTTTATTAAATTCATTTGGAATAACTACATAATCATCTAAAAAATCTTTGTCTTTTTTTAGAACAATATCAAGAAACAATCTTGCAAATAAATCTCCTTTCATATGTCCAGAGTCTTTTGCTAATAAATAGGAAATAAAACGTGAATGAAGGTTTACTTCATCATGTTCTTTATGTAAAGCATAAAATATGTTAAACCTGTCTTTATTTCTTTTTTCATCATATTTTTGTTTTAGTTTTTTTATATTAGAAAGTAATACTTCTTGTTCTTTTAAGCTTGGAGCGTCTTTCATTATTTAATAATATTTAATTTCTCGTTCAAAGATAGTTTTAGGAATTTCAACGTTATTTTCAATCAGAAACTCTTTTTTTTCTATCCAATTTTTATTTTCATCTAGTTTGTAGTCGTACTTTGTTTTTTTTAAAATATTTTCGTCACTATCATACTCTTTATTTGCTATAACATTTCCAAAAGTATCTGTTAAAGAGATCGTTTTTATTCGTTCAAAGCCATCGAATAAATACCATTCTACCATATTTTTATCAAGAAAGTAATTATACTTTTCTTTCCAATTTAGGCTGCCATCATCAAAATAATTATACTTTTCTATACTATTTTCTTCTAAATTATACTTTATAATATCTTTACCACCACTATCCCATTCCTCTATTGTATTTCCATTCTCTAAATGTTCAAATAAACATCTATCTATTAAGCAATCTTTGTCATCATAATATTTAAAGCTATTAGCATAATTTCTTGAGTCATAAGAAGAAATTAATAAAGTTGTTCTTACTCCACGATTATCAAATGAAACTGCTTTTATTAAATTTCCATTTACATCAAAGTTATCTATACTCTTTTTGTCCATATAATAAAAGTTAACATCTTTTGTAAGCTCATTATTTTTATACATTAAACTATGTTTTACCGTTTTAGTAGATTTAACTTTTCTGTTAAGGTTGTTTTCTTTCCAGTTATATTTTTTAAATATTTCTATTAAATTTTTAAACATTATAACTATAATTTATCAGTTACAGTTCTAAATTTATTATTCTCTAGTACTGATACTTCGATTCTTAGGTTTCCTTCTGAATCTACTATCAACTCATTACAATATTTACATTTGTTAGGTTTTGGTTCAGATTTATTAATAATTTTTAAATTGAAATCATTACAATTTGTACAAGTGTATTGGTAGTAAATTAACTGGTTATTTCCAAAGGCTCCATTTCTATCAAAGAATGTAGTATTATCGTTTTCTGGGGAAAAGTCTATTGAAATAAAATGTATATCACTTACTAACTCAAATATTTGTTGTTTTGATAACTTATTAAAGTTGTTTAAATGTATTATCATTTTTCTTATTTTGTAATTTTTAGAAATGGAGTATATATCTTTATGAAATTTATACTCTTTATAAGCTTGAGTTCTATATAAAGTATTTAATTGATTAGCAATTTGTTTTGATTCTACGAGAATTAGTTTAAAGTTTAAAGATTCAATCTCTTCTATTTTAAATTTATCAGTTTCAATTATGTATAAATCATTTTTATATATAACTTTTTTGTTAGTTGGTCTGCGTGTAATTTGATTATGAAAATAATGATAATTAGAGTTGTTAGTCGGTTTATTTTCAGGAACTTGATCAACAACAAATAATACTTCTTTGTGTGAAGAACTTTGGGTTTCTTTATTCATAGCTATTTTTTTTATCAAAAATAAGGTTAGAAAAAGGATTACGAAACTTGAAAGAAGCCTTTTTTCAATATTGCACTATTTCTTAAACAAAACCAATTTGTTACGCTATTTATAGACAATAACTACACCTAATAATCATTTATTGACTCTACAATATATCTAAGAGTGTATTTATTATGTTTCGATAAATCTAATTCTAAAGCGAAATTTGTAAGTAGATTTTAATATCCATTTATAATAGATTTAAAATCCCTTCAACAAGTTGTTGCAAAATTAGCAACTACTACAATACAGTTGCAACTACAATTAATAATTGCCACAGCTAATTACGATACGTTTTTTAATTGATAATTATAAAAACCCAT includes the following:
- a CDS encoding restriction endonuclease subunit S, with amino-acid sequence MREDWIECNTEDIGQVITGGTPSKKKPEFYSQDDYPFYKPTDLNAGINVKKSKDYLSTLGYANSRKADKNSILVTCIGATIGKTGLIKNDGAFNQQINALIPFEGLSNVFLYYQIIGTVFQQQIKRNAHSTTLPILNKSKFLKLKLNIPPQTIQKAIVKKIEALFSSLDSGIADLKKAQDQLVIYRQAVLKKAFEGGYTQPNAKKGELVINGLQSVIPQNWKVCKIGEIAKLQGGFAFKSAEFTDSGIPIVKIKNVHYQDIDWSDKTFVASSRMKEFNSYSLNKGDVLIAMTRPVIKSLNNIKTVVVKESDLPALLNQRVGRFVINGEVDKNFLKYYIFTDFFKRRVLKESSSSQQPNISSTKIERFDFIVPETIQEQHQIVNEIESRLSVCDKVEKDIADSLEKAQALRQSILKKAFEGTLLSEAEIAKCKADKNYEPASVLLEKIKAEKKQK
- a CDS encoding type I restriction endonuclease subunit R; translation: MTVNINQNPEQIARDKIDEMLREAGWLVQSKKKVNLSAGKGVAVREYQTDVGPADYVLFVDRKPVGIIEAKREDEGHRLTVVEEQAVNYANAKLKYLNNDPLPFVYESTGTITRFTDYRDPKPRGRNVFSFHKPETIAEWLKKGQPLRERLLSMPALDETGLRPAQIVAVNNLEHSFKKNRPKALIQMATGAGKTFTAATFVYRLLKHANAKRILFLVDTKNLGEQAEQEFMTFQPNDDNRKFTELYNVQRLSSSYIASDSQVCISTIQRLYSILKGEELDESAELDNPNENSWLQNKMAKNKAVPVEYTPKVPIEQFDFIVIDEAHRSIYNLWKQVLDYFDAFLIGLTATPDKRTFGFFNENVVSQYTYEESVTDGVNVPYDVYTIETDISQNGAMIESGWFVDRRDKLTRKKRWQQEDEDTDYKRNDLDKKVVNPSQIRNIIREYKKALKTTIYPNRIDENGEYEVPKTLVFAKTDSHADDIIKIIREEFDEGNDFCKKVTYKIEEDPKSVLNRFRNSYYPRIAVTVDMIATGTDVKPLEVLLFMRDVKSINYFEQMKGRGTRTINSDSLQLVTKTAKTKTHFVIVDAVGATKSKKTDSRPLERQKSVPMKDLLGAITMGHADEDLFLSLANRLIRLEKQITEKEKDKLLEFSGGKNLKQITKELITAFDQDDIDTKAQLAIDKIPIEDRTPAVIEHSRNEAQEQLILEASKTFNGELNDYLDNVRKQHEQIIDSVNIDTVTKSEWETTSVDKATEIVKDFTAYLEANKDEIKALSIFYNQPYNRRDITFKMIKDVMEKLQLEKPLLAPDYVWDAYTQLEDVKSKQPKDELTALVSLIRRACGIDSELRAYDKTIENNFKTWIFKQNAGQHNRFTTAQLDWLRMIKDHVVSSYHIEIDDLDYTPFDAKGGKGKMHQLFGNQMNEIINELNEVLAA
- a CDS encoding PD-(D/E)XK nuclease family protein, producing MKDAPSLKEQEVLLSNIKKLKQKYDEKRNKDRFNIFYALHKEHDEVNLHSRFISYLLAKDSGHMKGDLFARLFLDIVLKKDKDFLDDYVVIPNEFNKTEFKEIDILLINKKLKHAIVIENKIYAKDSNHDHKEEEKVVDGYIGQLERYYNTILKGTPKKSANKSEKITFETHDYISNKIDVFYLTLNKPKEDTFTKSKGNIPESVGVREIYYKDEIIKWLKHCLEVTKDDNFLNKIINQYLILVKNMTKTNIPKKELNELRNLYSTNLETTRYVIDNFKDIKWHTVDDFLIKLKNELKSNGYKNVCLYPENNDARIKLVTELTHNNKDVNIGVTFKTNEGENLYISVLNNLSWGIVDRKWTDFTHNLLQNIRFSDFSTENTYNLIDQNNTTNAIKSIIKEISEEQENNFDTLKSI